Proteins encoded within one genomic window of Triticum aestivum cultivar Chinese Spring chromosome 2D, IWGSC CS RefSeq v2.1, whole genome shotgun sequence:
- the LOC123049538 gene encoding very-long-chain 3-oxoacyl-CoA reductase 1-like: protein MAGASAQPAWAQALAAVGLLVASRAAVRLALWLYAAFLRPAKPLRRRYGAWAVVTGPTDGIGRALAFELAAAGLGLVLVGRSPDKLAAVSKEVTARHPGAGVRTFVLDFAADELAANVAALAESIRGLDVGVLVNNAGHCYPYARYFHEVDEELTRNLIRLNVEALTRMTNAVLPGMVQRKRGAVVNIGSGAATILPSDPLYAVYAATKAYVDQFSRSLYVEYRNKGIDVQCQAPWYVATKMASIRQASLFAPSPETYAHAAVRYIGYEPRCTPYWAHALVWFLFTVVPEPIADKYVLGVSLGIRDKGHAKEARKKAI, encoded by the exons ATGGCCGGGGCAAGCGCGCAGCCCGCGTGGGCGCAGGCGCTCGCGGCGGTGGGCCTCCTCGTCGCGTCGCGGGCCGCGGTGCGCCTTGCGCTGTGGCTCTACGCGGCCTTCCTCCGCCCCGCCAAGCCGCTGCGCCGCCGCTACGGCGCCTGGGCCGTCGTCACGGGCCCCACGGACGGCATCGGACGCGCGCTTGCCTTCGAGCTCGCCGCCGCGGGGCTCGGCCTCGTCCTCGTCGGCCGCAGCCCCGACAAGCTCGCCGCGGTCTCCAAAGAGGTGACGGCCAGGCACCCTGGCGCTGGGGTGCGCACCTTCGTCCTCGACTTCGCGGCCGACGAGCTCGCCGCCAACGTGGCGGCCCTTGCTGAGTCCATCCGAGGGCTCGACGTCGGCGTGCTCGTCAACAACGCCGGCCACTGCTACCCGTACGCGCGCTACTTCCACGAGGTTGACGAGGAGCTCACGCGGAACCTCATACGCCTCAACGTCGAGGCCCTCACGCGGATGACGAACGCCGTGCTTCCTGGCATGGTGCAGCGCAAGCGGGGCGCGGTGGTGAACATCGGGTCCGGCGCCGCCACCATCCTGCCGTCCGACCCGCTCTACGCCGTGTACGCTGCCACCAAGGC ATATGTCGATCAATTCTCGCGAAGCCTATATGTTGAGTACAGGAACAAAGGTATCGATGTGCAATGTCAG GCACCCTGGTACGTGGCGACGAAAATGGCCTCGATCAGGCAGGCGTCCCTGTTCGCCCCGTCGCCGGAGACGTATGCCCACGCCGCGGTGCGCTACATCGGATACGAGCCCCGGTGCACGCCTTACTGGGCGCACGCCCTCGTGTGGTTCCTCTTCACCGTCGTCCCCGAGCCCATCGCCGACAAGTATGTCCTTGGTGTGTCCCTCGGCATCCGTGACAAGGGACACGCCAAAGAGGCCAGGAAGAAAGCCATATGA